The region acgtatagattccataataaattaattaggtccataacgggatttGTTTGCAATGCattaagatttacgtgttagttttcttaataaagaaatgcactgatgtagggcgcgattggttcgggtaaggaaagatagattcgtgatcttttgtatgttaggaaattattggtttgcaaggaaagagtggagagaaaaagaaccagtacgagggggtggtgggaggtgggacgaataaaaaccggacgaaattgggaggtgggagggggcgagtaaaaaccgacgaaaaaaaccAACGAAATTGGAAGGTGGGAGAGAGGATGAAAAAAACCCAGGGGAGGTGGGAGGAGGACAAAAATAAACCGtacgaggctaccaactgctccattaggagtagagattttttgtgaaaataacatgcgacgaagacttagcgagcggatcgccttaaaaaagacatagcgagcagattcccttaaaactgatagaaatggatacgattgatgacattgataaatagtggtgaatgttggcataatttactatcatcatgcatggaaacgaatcatcaagaaaaagaatacttcctattactacactcatagaAAGCTTCCTAATttctgctaccaaacagtttctgcccaaacaaggaaggaaagttatggaagtgattcgaaaggaaacaaacgttatgaagattaattaatttaaatttgatctttagagattgattgtgattgattcttttacataaagacattactaaataatttgcgtcagtatggaaagttctgatccgttcagtttttttcgttgtgtaagagggtgaagtgaaaataaaccgatgaagtgggggaggcaacgaaaaaaatctacgacagttaacctacgaaaaaaaaccgaacgaaagtggtgggacgaaaattgaccggcgaagactaccaactgctccattaggagtagagattggttggttcgattttttttgcgtggagggaactacctgggaggtgggagggagtacgaaaataaaccgtctcggctgagcaggaggtgggagcaagtaccaaaaaagaccgggtgaggtgggacgaaaataaaacccggaacgcgacctaccaactgagacattaggagtagagatattaacaaaagtgcagatcccgtcccactcttcactttttgacaaaaaacttccgaatagcaatcttggcgagtgatctcgaccgggttcgatcggcatggcgtgtcgttcctccaggagtgggtgctgagaggaaggatggcaaacctccattgtcaatcggccggagctgcatcgtcatttggatcagagcatggacgaaatcgagatggtagaggttgagaaatttgtaggacgtgagggtttagggtgggcatcacgagaactcacccatatcttgggagacggcagacccgaggtgcggtcgtgttcgtgcttcaggggctgccacgtgctgtcctcgccgccatcgcctgtcgatgccacttcagcgccacgagcatgggactgagggacgaaggaaagagaagggaaggaagggtggTATGTAATACCCTTCATTAAGAGTAGATATTTTCTTAAAATCGGTTATTTCgtttcctaattaatgtgattgagcaatttaaggtaaggttaattaatttagatttgatatttagagattgatcgtgattgattctttcacataaagacattactaaaaataacttgcatcagcatggaaagttatgatccgttaagatttttttcgttgtgtgagagggtgacgcgaaactaaaccgggaggtgggggagggacgaaagaaaaccagcgaaataaaacgggtgggaggtgggaggaagtaccaaagaagtaccaaaaaagaccgggtaaggtgggacgaaaataaaacccggaatgcgagctaccaactgagacattaggagtagagataaaaaaACGCATGCAGCAACTAATATAAGTATATTTACCTTGACATGTCGACCTGGAGGTAGTAGTGATCGACGGCGTCCTCGGCGTCGAAGACGGCGTCGCGCGTCTGCTGCAGCCACACCCTGGTGATCTCGTCGGAGAAGAGGTGGCGCTTGGCGTCGGCCTCGCGGAGGAAGGCCTGCAGGAACATGAGCTTGTCGCGGAGCCTCCGGATGTCCTTGTTCACCGCCACCAGCGCCCGTGCCTGGCTCAGCGCCAGCTCCTGGAGCCTCCCCACCAGCGGCCCGATCAGCGCGTCCGCCATGGCGGCGCTTTAGTTTGGTGTCCTGGTGTCTCCCCGTCTGTGAACGATATATTACTACGATAGACGATCAGGTGTGTTTCTTTATATAGAGCGATGGAGCTGCTGGATAGCTTTGAGTGGCGCCACAGGGAAGGATCGGTTCCTCTGCCACGCAAAACAGAAGCAACGTAGTAGTGCGTTTATTCTTGACCTCTTCCTTGTGTTCATGCATATGTGCCGGTGCTTTCCTTTTCGTCGACACAAGTCACTTTCAGAACACACGCAGGGTGCAAGATGCTCACACTGTCATACGTTACTTTCATCTTTTTTTTAAAGGTATAGtaccaaaaaacgtcttacattatggaacggagggagtagtacatttgttTTGTTGCACCTTTATTTGCATCACATATTTGACGCAGCTCACCAGGGGTTCACAAATCGCAAGAGGCCGGGGGTCGTGTGACTCGTAAGAATCGATCTGCTGTGTGCCCTATACCCGATCAGATTTCACAGCGTCAATATCTCGCATTAAGCGAGAATACAGGGGACCCAGCAAATGGGGGAAGCAGGGATCAATCACTGGTGTCCAGGCAGATCACGGTGCTGCTAGCCACTCCGCCTAGGTACTTATCGTGGTAAGTTGTAGAGACGCCTCCTACTTGAGGCTATTCGAGccattttttaattattttgtaTTCTCCATTGTTTTCATTATTTTGGCAAAAAAAAAATAATTCAATTTCATGTTTCTTTTGTTTATTTTACTTCCT is a window of Triticum dicoccoides isolate Atlit2015 ecotype Zavitan chromosome 2B, WEW_v2.0, whole genome shotgun sequence DNA encoding:
- the LOC119361236 gene encoding probable disease resistance protein At1g58390, with amino-acid sequence MADALIGPLVGRLQELALSQARALVAVNKDIRRLRDKLMFLQAFLREADAKRHLFSDEITRVWLQQTRDAVFDAEDAVDHYYLQVDMSRQEALLHASSCRSRVHSSG